In the genome of Sardina pilchardus chromosome 14, fSarPil1.1, whole genome shotgun sequence, one region contains:
- the dnajc21 gene encoding dnaJ homolog subfamily C member 21: MKCHYEVLGVKRDATDDDLKKAYRKLALKWHPDKNLDNAEDAAEQFKLIQAAYDVLGDPQERAWYDNHREALLKGGVDGDYKDDSIDILQYFTVSCYSGYGDDEKGFYTVYRTLFESILKEEMEHSKEEDEEDDEFPPFGDSESDFDTVVHLFYAHWQSFCTRKNFAWKEEYDTRQASNRWEKRAMEKENKKVRDKARKERNEMVRQLVAFVRKRDKRVQAHKKLVEEQNAAKAKKVEELRRKQKLSQAKLAEDYKEQSWAAMSELEKELQQMEAQYGQEFGDTSESEEDEVDAETLEKTNNGGGDGVPIEEMDDFDDYLYCPACDKSFKSDKAMQNHEKSKKHKEMVALLRQQLEEEEESLSANSAERGGKEGENAEEQEEEEEEVEDIPRQKLSKKQKKKKRQQKMSQQPAEEPEKAPSPPPEGRSEEQSAAELSAAAKPSAAEPSAAEPSAAEPSAAEPGAAEEPPPPSEDRSDEMSPEGLAATNNKSSLKTKAKKGKDPKKGSKSQVAQEAAPEELNLRCVTCQFEFSSRNKLFDHLKTTGHASALSSDAGTAGKSRKEKRKNR, from the exons ATGAAGTGTCACTACGAAGTGCTTGGCGTTAAAAGGGACGCGACAGACGATGATTTGAAAAAGGCCTACAGGAAGCTAGCATTGAAGTGGCATCCAG ACAAAAATTTGGATAACGCAGAGGATGCAGCGGAGCAGTTCAAGCTAATCCAGGCGGCCTATGACGTTCTCGGCGACCCGCAGGAGAGGGCctg gTATGACAATCACCGGGAGGCTTTACTTAAAGGAGGAGTGGATGGAGACTACAAGGATGACAGTATTGACATCCTCCAGTACTTCACTGTCTCCTGTTACTCTGGTTATGGTGATGATGAAAAG GGGTTCTACACGGTGTACAGAACCCTATTTGAATCCATCCTGAAAGAGGAGATGGAGCACAGtaaagaggaggacgaggaggatgaCGAGTTTCCACCATTCGGTGACTCAGAGAGTGATTTTGATACG GTTGTACATTTGTTCTATGCCCACTGGCAGAGTTTCTGCACACGCAAGAACTTTGCTTGGAAGGAGGAGTATGACACGCGGCAGGCCTCCAACCGCTGGGAGAAGCGCGCCATGGAGAAGGAGAACAAGAAGGTGCGCGACAAAGCCCGCAAGGAGCGCAACGAGATGGTGCGGCAGCTGGTGGCCTTTGTGCGCAAGCGGGACAAGCGCGTGCAGGCCCACAAGAAGCTGGTGGAGGAGCAGAACGCAGCCAAGGCCAAGAAGGTGGAGGAGCTCCGGCGCAAGCAGAAGCTCAGCCAGGCCAA GCTAGCGGAGGACTACAAAGAGCAGAGCTGGGCCGCCATGTCCGAGCTGGAGAAGGAGCTGCAGCAGATGGAGGCGCAGTACGGCCAGGAGTTTGGGGACACGTCGGAGAGCGAGGAAGACGAGGTGGACGCAGAGACACTCGAGAAGACAAACAATGGAGGTGGAG ATGGTGTCCCGATAGAGGAGATGGATGATTTTGATGACTACTTATATTGTCCAGCCTGCGATAAATCTTTCAAATCTGATAAAGC GATGCAAAACCATGAAAAGTCTAAGAAACACAAAGAGATGGTGGCGTTGCTAAGGCAACagcttgaggaggaggaggagtctcTGAGCGCAAACTCtgcggagagaggaggaaaagagggggagaatgcggaggaacaggaggaggaggaggaggaggtggaggatatTCCCCGGCAAAA GCTGTCCAAgaagcagaaaaagaaaaagagacagcaGAAAATGTCCCAG CAACCTGCTGAAGAACCAGAGAAGGCCCCCAGTCCGCCTCCAGAGGGTCGCTCTGAAGAGCAGTCAGCAGCAGAGCTGTCAGCAGCAGCAAAGCCGTCAGCAGCAGAGCCATCAGCTGCAGAGCCATCAGCTGCAGAGCCATCAGCTGCAGAGCCTGGTGCTGCAGAGGAGCCTCCTCCACCAAGTGAGGACCGTTCAGATGAAATGAGTCCAGAAGGACTTGCAGCCACAAACAATAAAAG CTCTCTGAAAACTAAGGCGAAGAAAGGAAAGGACCCCAAGAAGGGCAGCAAGTCCCAAGTGGCTCAAGAGGCAGCTCCTGAG GAGCTGAACCTTCGATGTGTGACCTGCCAGTTTGAGTTCTCATCGAGGAACAAACTGTTCGACCACTTGAAGACTACAGGACACGCCAGTGCACTCTCCTCTGATGCCGGTACAGCAGGCAAGAgcaggaaagagaagaggaaaaacagATAG